Sequence from the uncultured Draconibacterium sp. genome:
TGATATTCATGAATTTTCATATATATTAATTGTTTGTCGTCGAAAGCCAACTATAACCGGACCAGAAGCAAAAACATGGTTTCAACACTAGTTCATTAACTAATTGACTTTCAGTTTTTAAAAATTAATGTTAAATGTAACGATTATTTAACCGTTAAACCCTTCATTTTGTTTTGAAATTTTATGACTTACAACACATTTTTTCTGTAACAAAAATCACTTGATTGTAAAATTCTGCTAAAACAGAAATGCTGTACTGAGCCACTTCTTTTTTTTCAGTAGATTTGCAGCACTTAAAACAGATTACAATGAAGGAAGCGATCAGACAAGTTATTGAACATGAAGCAAAAGCCATTCAGGCTATTCCGGTAGAAGATGGGATGCTTGATGCTATTGAATTGATACACCGCCAGGTACACCAAAAGAATGGAAAACTGGTTACCAGCGGAATGGGAAAAGCCGGGCAAATTGCAGCAAATATTGCAACCACATTTAGCTCAACCGGAACACCGGCGGTTTTTCTTCACCCCAGCGAATCGCAACACGGCGACCTTGGAGTGCTACAACAAAACGATGTTTTACTGGTGATTTCAAACTCGGGAAAAACCCGCGAAATTATTGAGCTGATTGAGCTGGCAGAAAATTTATATGCAGGAATTCCGCTGATCGTTATTTCGAGTAATCCTGAAGGTGTGCTGGCAAAAAATGCCGACGCTTTTATTTACACCGGAAACCCGCAGGAAGTTTGCCCGCTGGGACTTTCTCCTACAACATCCACCACCGTAATGACCGTAATTGGCGATGCACTGGTGGTATCGATGATGAACAAAATTGGTTTTACCAACGACGATTATGCCAAACGCCACCACGGTGGTTATTTGGGTAGCAAATCGCGTTTACAGGCCAAGACAGAGAAGAAGGATTGATAAAAGATTGAGTAGATTGATTTAAGATTTTTAACCCGAAATTGAAGATGAGAATTACAAAAGAAAATACTGTTGGATTAGTTATCGATATTCAGGAGCGGCTGATTGCTGCCATGAACGATAAAGAAACACTGCTAAAAAATTGTGAAACACTAACGCAGGGTTTAAAAGAGCTGGAAGTGCCTATGCTGGTATCGCAACAATACACAAAAGGATTGGGCGAAACTGTGCCCGAAATTCAGGCTGCTTTTGATGAGTTCAGCTACTTTGAAAAGAAAGACTTTAGCTGTTACGATGTTCCTGAGATAGCTGAAAAATTAAAAGAACTGAACGCAAAAAACATCATCATTTGTGGAATTGAATCGCACGTGTGTGTACTGCAAACTGCGGTTGATTTAAAAGCTGCCGGTTTAAACCCTATCGTTGTTATGGATTGTGTTTCATCGCGCACCGCTGCTAATGTTGAGTTGGCAAAAGAGCGTTTCCGTTTCGAAGGAATTATGATGAGCTCGTACGAATCGATCCTCTTTGAATTAACAGGTTCAGCCGGCGATCCTTCGTTCCGTGCCATTTCAAAACTCGTAAAATAGAAAACACCATAGTCATCGCCTGCGTCAATTCAGGCGATGACATTTAATAAAACACTATGCTCGAAATTTGCGCCATCGCATCAGGAAGTAACGGAAACTGCTATTACATTGGAAATGAAAACTCGGCAATTTTAGTGGATGCCGGAATTTCTACCAAGCAGATTCTGAATCGAATGAAAGAACGCGGTCTGGATGCAAGCAAGTTACGGGCGCTTTTTATTACCCACGAACACAGCGACCACATGCGCGGTGCACGGGTTATGGGGAAACGACTTCAGATTCCGGTGTACATGACCGCCAAAACCTACGATGGTTCGTATAAAAATCTTCGGCCCGATTACCCACGGTTTTTTACCTGCGATGAAACGATCGAGGTGGATGATTTTACTGTTCACCCGGTACAAAAATTCCACGATGCTGCCGACCCGTGTTCATTCAGAATTAGCTACAACGACATTAACATTGGCGTTTTTACCGACATTGGTGAAGCGTGCGAAAATGTAAAAGAGCATGTTGCAAAATGTAATGCTTTATTCCTGGAATCGAACTACGATGAAAAAATGCTTTGGGAAGGCCGCTATCCTCAATTCCTAAAAGAAAGAGTTGCATCTAATGTTGGGCACCTCTCGAACGACCAGGCTTTTGAACTGCTGGATAAACATACCAACGGTGAATTGAGATGCGTCTTTCTGAGCCACATATCAAAAGACAATAACACGCATAAAAAAGCTTTGGAAACAATGCAGCCTCTCACTGATCGATTCGAAATAAATATTGCATCGCGCTTTGAAGCCTCGGAAGTTTATCAGCTTACATCCACTGCTGGTCATAAAAAACAAATCCCGAACAATCCTCAAAATTTAAAACTGCAGTTTCCTGAGTTTTAACCGGCCATAAAAGCAGGATTGAGTCTTATTCGAGATTCGATGCTATCCGGAATTTCTTCCGCAATTCCAAATTCAATTGCAAATTAGCTTTTGATTTTGATATAATTAGCCATTCAATAAATTATCGCTTAAAGCTTGTAGCGTTTCCTTTTTATTTTGAGTTGGTATCAGAATAGAAATATTGTGATTACTACCACCGTACGATATCATACGAATAGGAATACCATCAAGTGCCTTAAATACCTTCGGGGCAAAACCTTGTTCTTCCTGGATGATATCGCCAACAATACAAACGATAGTCATATCCTGATCGAACACAACAGTACCATAATTATCCAGTTCCTCTTTTATTGAATCAAGGTTCCGGGTATCGTCAATCGTTAAGGAAACAGCCACCTCCGAAGTTGATATCATGTCGATAGGCGTACGGAAATCGGCAAATACTTTAAAGATTTTCGACAGGAAACCATAGGCATTTAACATCCTTCCCGAGCGAATCTTTATTGCGGTAATTCCGTCTTTTGCAGCAACAGCCTTAATTCCACGTCCATTCGATTCTGCGGTAATAAGTGTACCGTTGTCAGTTGGATTCATGGTGTTTTTCAGGCGAACCGGAATGTTCTGAACACGCGCCGGCAAAACCGTTTGCGGATGCAGAATTTTTGCTCCGAAAAAGGCCAGCTCAGCCGCTTCGTTAAACGACAACTGATCGATTTTTTTGGTATTGTCAACAAAGCGGGGATCGTTGTTGTGAAATCCGTCGATATCTGTCCAAATCTGAATTTCATCAGCATCAATGGCTGCACCAATTAACGAAGCAGTGTAATCACTACCACCGCGCTGCAGGTTATTTATTTCACCGTCGGCGTCTCTGCAAATAAATCCCTGGGTGATATAATACTTCGCTTCGCCCACCTCTTTCAATACGGTCTTAATATGCTCGCGAATGTAATTCAGGTCGGCAGCTTTATCCTCATCAATTTTCATAAAATCAAGAGCCGGCAACAACTTTGTATCATGGCCATTTTCGTTCATCAGCAAGGTTACCAGGTTAGTTGATATAATCTCGCCCTGCGCCAGAATTGTATTTTCGCCAACTTCGCTAAAAGTGCCCGATGTAAATGATTTTATCGTTTGAAAAACATCTTTAATGATCTTTAATCCCTTCTTCTTGTTTTCTTCGGAAGTAAAAAGTTCAGCAACTACCTTTTTATAATTTTCCTCCAGGTTCCCAATAAAAATACGTGCGGTATCCTTATTCTTCTTCTTAAGATAATTTGAAATTTCTACCAAAGAATTGGTTGTTCCTGACATAGCTGATAACACAACTATCTTTTGCTCTCCATCGGTTACCAAATCCATAACAGCCCTCATGTTCTCGGGCGAGCCAACCGATGTACCTCCGAATTTTAAAACTTTCATTTCTTTCTTTTTCAAAAATTTAGTGGTGCAAATATGAAGAATTTTTAAATCATTAGAAAAGCTTTCTCTTAAACGTGCATATTTATTCAGTCTTTTTGCATATTTATTAACGTTTTGCTATGATAAGTATCACATTCAGGCTTAAAAACCATTCTTACGCAAGCGGTACATTTGGCAAAAAACTAAATCAGTACCAAAATGAAACGTATCTTTCTATTAACCGTTATTTACCTTTTTTCCTTATCCGCGATTCATGCGCAAGACGAATCGTCCTATTTTCTCATTAGTAAATCGGAGGAATCAGTAGCCGAAGGAATCGCTAAAATTAAATCAGCACTGTCTGAATCGGGCTTCAGAGTAATTGGCGATTATCATCCTGCCCAATCAGAGAATTTAGCTGTTGTTTGTTACACTCACCCAAAACTGGAAGAAATTGCGCTTGGTTTCAGCGACCGCGGGGCATTGGCATCGGCACTAAAAATTGGATTGAAAAAACAAGGAGAAACGCTCAATATTAGCATGGTAAATCCGATGTATTTATTTTTCGCCTACTTTGTTGATGGTGTGGATAAGCAAGAAGATGCGTTACGCAAAATATCAGATCAGGCAATTGAAGCCATGCAAAAAATTGGCACACTAAAAGAACCTTTTGGCGGAACATTGGAAAAGAACAAGTTGCAAAAATACCACTACAAGGTAATGATGCCTTATTTTACCGATGCCGAAGAGCTGAGAACATTCGATTCGTTTGATGAAGGTTTAAAAACCATCCGGCAAAACCTGGAGGCAGGCAAAGGAGAAACTGAAAAAGTTTACGAGTTGGCTTATTCCGATAAGAACGTGGCCGTTTGGGGTGTTGCATTAAAAAATGCAGAAGACGGAGAAGCCCATTTTTTACCAATAATAGGCGACGATCATATGGCAGCAATGCCCTACGAAATCATTCTTCAGGGAAATACAGCAAGCATACTTCCGGGAAAATACCGGATTGCATTGCATTGGCCCGAACTTACCATGGGTACATTTATGAAAATTATGAGTACACCGGGCGACATTAAAAAGTCAATGGAAAAACTGACGGAATAAAAAAGTAGAGGCAGTTCAAAAAGCCCTTGTTTCGTCATCCTGAACTTGTTTCAGGATTTTTAAACTACTTGTAAATAGTGAAGTCAGATTCTGAAATGAATTCAGAATGACGTTATTTACAACTTTTTGAACAGCTTAATTTCTATAATAACTTTTCAATAAAAAATTCAACCACATCTTTACCCGACGGATCTGAAATTCCGATGGCAGGAGCATAAACAATTGCCTCGGCACCAACTTCTTCGGCACGGTCTTTTAGCGCTTTTGCATGCAAGGGATGATGATGCAATTCATCTTCGTTGGTTGGGATGCCACCTTCGTAATGATTGAACACAAAAAACGGCACGGCATCTTTTGTCATTTTAGTCAGGAAATCAAGTTCTGAGCGAATTTCATTTTGTGTAAACAGATCGATTCCCTCTGCCGATTTCAGGCCAAAAACACGGGCGATGGTCAACAAATCCTCAGTACTTTGATACGGTGGAATACCAATCAACTCGGGCCAGCGTAAAATGTCGTAAGTAGATTGCGTGGAGAACGCTGCAGCGCACGAAATAATAGTTGATTCCCGCAACACCGAATCGTCACTTTCGGCATCAGCCATATCATCCGAAAACGCGAGCCACAATGAAGTTCCGGCTCCGGCTGAACCTCCACTGCAGGCAATGCGATTTTTATCGATATTATATTTTTCGGCGTTGGCCCGGATATATTGCAGGCAGCGCTTTGAGTCGTTCATGCTACCGAGAACTCCGTATGGCGGCTCGCTCATAAAACGGTAATTAATGCTGGCAATTGAAATACCGGCATCGAGCAAACGTACCCAGTCTTCCGAATCGTAATACCTGCTTTTATCGCCACCAATAAAACCACCACCATGAATATACATTACAAGCGGAGTTGGTTGATCTGAATCGGCGAGCCATATGTCAAAAGTATTGCGTTCATGATCGCCGTATCGTTCGTTGGCAAAATTTGCAGGCACGCCTTCAGCATTTATAGCTTTAGGTAAATCTATATTTTCGGTCATTTTTGTTTTAGTTTTATTGGTAATTCCGCAAATTGTGTGGCTAGTACATTCTTAGTGGTTGCCCAATTTGCAATACGGAGTTTTCCGAAATATTGTTCAGGCGGCACAACTGGTTAATCGGAGTTTTAAACTTTCGTGAGATAACCCAAAGCGAATCGCCCGAGCGCACCTTGTAATATTCGGGCACGGCTACGTTTGTCGAGTACCCTTTTGGTTTTAGCTTTTTATGCAGTGCCATCAAACTCTCTGTATCAAAAGCGTCTTCGCGTATTTTGTCTTCTTTAAAATCAAAAACCAGTTCGGGATCGAAAGGTTGTGCGTTTTCTCGCATTTCAAAATGCAGGTGTGGCCCCCGCGCACGGCCTGTACTTCCGGCAAGTCCTATTGGTTCGCCTTTTTCTACGGTATCGCCTTTTCGTTTCAGAAACTTTGAAAGATGCGCATAGTATGTTTGAATATTGTTCCGGTGCTGAACTACAACCAGGTTTCCAAAACCATAACCCCAGTTCGAACGGGCAATAACACCGCTTTGCGTTGCCACCACGGTATCGCCCTTATTCATTTTTATATCGGTGCCGTAATGCATGCGCCCCGAGCGCGGACCAAAACGACTGATAATATATCCATCATTCCCCGGAACAATAAACTGCTCCAGGTAACCTTTTTGTGCCGATTCGGGAAAGCAGTCTAATGAAGCCCTCAACCCCTCTGTATTTATGGGTTTTGCCACATTTGGCACATCCAAAGTGTTAACCATTCTACTTTGCCCGAAAGCAACAGACACTGCAAAAAGCAGCAAACAAAAAATTCCCCCTCGTCTAATTATCATGCTACAAAAAAAGTCAAAAGATTCTGGAATTGAAAACGACAAAGCAGGAAGATTATTCTGCGGTGAAACAATTTCTGCTGTTTTAAATCTGAAGTTATTACGACAATCCGCTGGCAAAAGGAGAATCCGCACTGTTTTTCACCTTTTTCTCATGGCAAAAATTTCATTCTTGTGCTCATTTCATGTTAACAAATATGCTGAAGAGCCGGAAAAAAAGCACCTTCGAAAAATCATGCTTATCTTTGCAGTACTAACTAAAACAGAACTGATCGCCTGTATTATATTTCAACAAAAAAATAGAATAAAGATGATTTATTTGGCAGATACCGCAGACATTCAGGCATTAAAAGATCTATACGATTTTTTCCCGTTGACAGGAGTAACCACAAATCCTACCATTTTAAAACAATCGGGGTTAAAACTTTCCGAAGCCATTCAAAACATCATTGATATTGTTGGCAAAGGCAGTATTCACGTTCAGGTGATGAGCAACAAGGCCGAAGAAATGGTTAAAGAGGCAAAAACCTACAAAAGTTATTTTAACCTGGGCGATAATTTTTACGCTAAAATTCCGGTATCGATAGAAGGTTACAAAGCCATGCGCATACTAAAAGATGCTAGCATAAACGTAACGGCAACGGCTATTTTTACACAGCAACAGGCATTGGTGGCATCGCGTGCCGGAGCCGATTTTGTTGCGCCATACGTTAGCCGATTGGACAACATTTCGTCGCATGGAATTGAGGTAGTTGGCGACATTGTGAAAAATACCAAAGAATTTAACCTGGACACCAAAGTACTGGCAGCCAGCTTTAAAACGGTCGACCAGATTCACCGCGTAAGCATGGCCGGAGCACAGTCGGCAACGATCAGCCCCGAGTTGCTTTTCCAACTGATAAAGCACCCGATGACCGACATCAGCATCGCGCAGTTTGAAAAAGACGGTGAAGGATTATACAATATTTTTTAGTAAAATTAGCGGCTAATTCCTGAAAGCAATTCATCCTTATTCCCCATAATAATGTGTGGATTGCTTTTGGGGTTGAGCCATTTTAGTACCCTTAGCATATTCTCTTCGCTTATGGCCACACACCCTGCCGTTGACTCGTTGCCGGTTTTATTCAGATGAAAAAAGATGGCACTTCCTTTTCCTTTTACTACCGGATTTGTGTTGTATTCAATTACCATACAGTATTTGTAGGCATCGCTTTTTAGCAGCAGATTTTCGTAGGATTGTGCATCGGTTTCGCCCTGTACGTACTGATTGTAATTTTCCGACTCCGCGTCGTCGATCCATTTATCCTCAGCAGTAGTTTTCTGATACGGCATTTTTGTATCGGCGCTATCCAGGTACGTAAACAATTGCCCCAGCGCAAAAATACCTGTTGGTGATTTACCGTCGCCTTCAACTTTTTCGGTAGTTGGAGCAAAACCATTTTTGCCAATACCTGCCGGCATCACTTCAAAAACCGCTTGCCAGCCCTGCTTTGTTTTTTCGTAAGCCAGCAAATTTGCATGATGATCATCGGGAGCAGAATTAAAAACCACCAAAGCCTGACGCACATCCGGCCGATCCTGCCATTGTATACTTTCAATAATTTTTTGTCCCACTTTTTCCGGTTTCTCCGGAGCTGTTTTACAAGCTGCCATCGCAAAAAGAAACACGAATAGAAATGCTAATTTGTTATACTTCCGAATCATTAAGAGGCAAAGTAAACATAAATTTGCTTCCTTTTCCAACTTCGCTTTCAACACTAATTTTTCCTCCATGTCTCTCAACAAATTCTTTACATAGCACCAGCCCCAGCCCGGTGCCCTTCTCTCCATTTGTTCCCCGGGTAACATCAGTGCTTTCAATGCTAAAAATACTTTTCAGTTTCTCTTCAGCTATTCCTATTCCGTTGTCCTTGATTTTCACTTCGCACCACCCGTTTTGTTTTGATACTGAAACGGCTATTTCGCCATCGCGATGCGTAAACTTCACGGCATTGGCAATCAGGTTACGCATAATTGTTGAGAACATATTCACATCGGCATTGGCAACAAGTTCTTCTTTTGCATACACTTCAATCAGTATATTCTTTTTCAACGCTGCCTCATCATGAAAACGTAATAAGTCCCTGATTTTTTCGGTAACATTTATGGGCTCGGGATGAAATGAGATGGCATTTCGTTGCAACCTTGCCCAGGTTAACAGATTACCCAACAAGTCGTTAGCCTGTATCGACGATTTATAAATATTTGATATGTGGTGTTCCTTACCGGTTTCATCCATGTTCTTGAAACTCATCAGCAAATTTTCGGAGAAACCAATGATGATATTAAAATGATTACGAAGATCGTGCCCGATAATGGAGAAGAACTTGTCTTTTGTACGGTTTAACTCGTTCAATTCTTTGTTTTTAGCCGTAATTATTTCGTTCTGTTCTTTAATTTGAATTGTACGTTCCAACACCTTTTTCTCCAACCTTACTTTCTCCAGTTTCAAACGTCGTTCGCGTAGTTTAATAAATGTCCAGATACCCAAAACAATCAATATAAAATAAGCCAGGTAAGCCGTTTTACTGCGCCACCACGGAGGAAGTACCACAATTTGCAGGCTCACTCCTTCCTCATTCCAAACACCGTCGTTATTTGATCCTTTAACCGAAAAAGTATACTCTCCGGCAGGCAAAGCAAAAAACGGAACAAACTTCCGGTTTTCAATCTCATTCCAGTCGTTTGAAATGCCTTCCATTTTATAGGCATAACTGTTTTTGTTCGCATTGGTAAACTCAAGAGCGGCAAATTCAATGGTAAACGATTGTACATCGTGTTTTAAAACCACCTTCGATTCTGTTGCGATATTAATTTCGTGCTGTTGATTATTGCTGGTGGCAGAAAACGCAGTAAAAACTATATTGGGCGCATAGGGATTGCCTTTTAACGAATCGGGGTAAAACGTGTTAAAGCCATTCATCCCTCCAAACAGCAGTTCGCCATCGGCGGAACAAAAAGCGGCACGCAGATTAAATTCAGAGCTTTGCAAACCATCTTCGGGTGTAAAAACCTGAATTTTATTTTTATTCAGGTCGTACCTGCACAAACCGTTGCCGGTGGCAAACCACAAATCCTGATTCTTGTCTTCAACAATCTCGTAAATGTAATTACTGGGCAAGCCATCTTTCTCATACAAGTAGCTAAACTGCTGTGTGTTTTTATCAAAAATATTAAGCGCCGCATTGGTCCCAATCCAAATCCTACGGCGGCTGTCTTCGCACAACGAAATAACAAAATCGCTACTCAGCTCTCCTTCTGCTTTGTTGTAATGTATCAGCTTATCTGTTTCCGAATTATAGACATCTACCCCACCAATGGTGGCCATCCAGATCATTCCGTCAGAATCTTCCAACAAGGTATAAACCAGGTTCGAACTAATTTTCCTCGAAGCCTCGGCCTGCTGATCAAACCGTACAACTTCTGCTGATTTTTTGTCGACAAGATAAACGCCAACCGAAGTTCCGATCCAGTAACGATCGTCTTTATCCTGAATGATGTGATAAATACGTGTTCCTTCAAATGCAGGCCAATCGGGGCGATTATAAAATTGCCGCCAATCTTCAAACAACCTTTTCTGTCGATTCCAAATAAATATTCCATCACGTGTTCCTAACCAAATATCGCGCTCATGATCTTTAAAAAACACATGTACAAAATCGTTGGGGAGGTAATGATTGCCTGTCTCCTGCGATGAAAAATGTTCGACTTCATTACTTTCGGTATCAACAATATTTAATCCTTGTCCCCAGTTACCGATCCACAATTTACCATCGTCGTTTTTTAACATTCCGGCAATTACATTTCCCAACAAATCGATTGACGCCGGCGAATTACTGCGCCGGTAAAGCCGGAATTTATCCATCTTTAAATCGGTTTTGCTAATACCGGACAGAGTACCAACCCACAGGTTTTCCGATTTATCAATCAATAAACTCTGAATAATATTGTGTGCCAGTCCGCTGTTTTCCGAGGTTAAATTTTCAATGGAATATCGCCCGTTATCTTCTGATAGAATAAAAATTCCATTGCCTTCGGTACCTACAATCATTTTCCCGGTTTTAGTTTCAACGATGCTACGAACACAGTTGCGAAACCAAAATCCCTTGCCCGATGTAAGTATAAAAACCTGCTCTTCAAAAACGTACTTATCACGATTAAAAAGATACAAACCTTCTGTTGTTCCGGCCCATATCCGGGATTTCGAATCCTGAAACAACCCGGTAACACTCGTTTGCTGCAATGTATCGCCGTTACCGGATAAAAACGGGTAGCAAGTAAATTCTTCTTCCGGAAATGAAAAGACCGCGATACCTTCCGTGCATCCTGTCCAGAGTGTGCCATCGTTATCTTCCAATACCGGAAGTTGTACATCTTTTATGGCAGGATCGAAAGGAATTTTGCTTTGAAAATGTGTAAAATGTTTCGCTTCTGAGTCGGAAACAGAAAGCACCGGTGGCGTGTGCACAAGTATTTGCCCGTTGCTTAAAAGCAGGTTATTATAACTGTGAGTGCTAACCTCCGGATCGTAACCGGTATGATAATTTATTCGTTCAAAAATATCTTTGTCGCGCAGGTACTTATTTAGTCCTCCTTTGGTACCGATCCACAAATTCCCCTGCCGATCCTCAGAAATGGCATAAATCCAGTTATTGGAAATGGAAAGAGAATCGTTTGGCAGATAACGATAAACCCTGAAATTTTCTCCATCAAAACGGTTTAGTCCGTTTTGCGTACCAATCCAGATAAAACCCAGGGAATCCTGAAACAAACAGTTAACCACACTTTGCGACAGCCCTTCGTTGATGGAATAATTTGAAAAAGTAAGTTCGCTGGGGAAAGCATATGACAGCAGCGCAAAGTTTAAGATCAGAAGACAGCACAATCGTTTCATGGCAAAACAAATAAATTACTATTGGTTAACCAGCGCAATGCGAAGTTCGTGATAAGTTGGGTTATTTCCAAAAATTTCGATTATACGAAAAATCAACGCTACGTATTCTAATCATTGATGTGCTCCCAATAACTCAAGCCAATCCGCAGCTCGCCATAACTTACTTCGTTACCAAAATGGCCTTTTGCTGTTCCAAAGGATTTGTCCTCTGTTTTTTCAAAATAGTCGGCTATTTTTTTCAGTTTCGTTTCGTCTACCAAACGTGTTGCCTCCAGCTCTCCCAGTTTTATGTAATGTGCCAAATGGCTCTCAATGGTATTTGCCGAAAGGGCGCGTTCTTTTGCAATCTCGTCAATGGATTTCCCTGAATTGAACAACTCGAAACTGAGCAGCTTGGTATCTACTTTTTCCTTCTTTTCCTTTTTGGGTTCCTGAAGTGGAATCTCCCCTTTTTCAATTTTATTTTCGTTACAATAATGCTGAATAATAGCTGTTATCCCGGCACCAAACTGCGTTATTTTCCGAGGTCCCAAACCATTAATCAGTTTTAATGCTGCCGCGTCGGTTGGCAGATATGTTACCAGCGCATAGAGTACCTTTTGCGAGAAGATCATAAAAGGAGGAATTTCCAATTCGCCGGCTTTTTCCGTTCGGAAGTTGCGCAATTGCTCAAACAATTCGGGGTTTGGTATATTTTCAAAATCAGTAATTTCTTTAGCCTTTTGTTTTCCTGAAGACTTGCTTTGTTTTACAAGCGTTTTGGCACGCGAGTCCATCAGGCGTTTTACGTCAAACCCTTCGAGGCACGATTCAAATGCAGTCAGTTTCAATTGGGTGTCATCTTTCAGATCGTTCACGTAACGTTTCATCTGGCGTTTTATCTCCTTGTTATCAATATCCAGATCTATCTTTTTAATTCCGTCGGCCAAAATATGCTGTACCTTTTCGCCAAAATAAGCAGCCGCTTTTTTTGTGCGCTCCTGCAAAACATCGTTTTTATAAACATCAGGTTGTTG
This genomic interval carries:
- a CDS encoding SIS domain-containing protein gives rise to the protein MKEAIRQVIEHEAKAIQAIPVEDGMLDAIELIHRQVHQKNGKLVTSGMGKAGQIAANIATTFSSTGTPAVFLHPSESQHGDLGVLQQNDVLLVISNSGKTREIIELIELAENLYAGIPLIVISSNPEGVLAKNADAFIYTGNPQEVCPLGLSPTTSTTVMTVIGDALVVSMMNKIGFTNDDYAKRHHGGYLGSKSRLQAKTEKKD
- a CDS encoding isochorismatase family protein is translated as MRITKENTVGLVIDIQERLIAAMNDKETLLKNCETLTQGLKELEVPMLVSQQYTKGLGETVPEIQAAFDEFSYFEKKDFSCYDVPEIAEKLKELNAKNIIICGIESHVCVLQTAVDLKAAGLNPIVVMDCVSSRTAANVELAKERFRFEGIMMSSYESILFELTGSAGDPSFRAISKLVK
- a CDS encoding MBL fold metallo-hydrolase, which produces MLEICAIASGSNGNCYYIGNENSAILVDAGISTKQILNRMKERGLDASKLRALFITHEHSDHMRGARVMGKRLQIPVYMTAKTYDGSYKNLRPDYPRFFTCDETIEVDDFTVHPVQKFHDAADPCSFRISYNDINIGVFTDIGEACENVKEHVAKCNALFLESNYDEKMLWEGRYPQFLKERVASNVGHLSNDQAFELLDKHTNGELRCVFLSHISKDNNTHKKALETMQPLTDRFEINIASRFEASEVYQLTSTAGHKKQIPNNPQNLKLQFPEF
- a CDS encoding aspartate kinase — translated: MKVLKFGGTSVGSPENMRAVMDLVTDGEQKIVVLSAMSGTTNSLVEISNYLKKKNKDTARIFIGNLEENYKKVVAELFTSEENKKKGLKIIKDVFQTIKSFTSGTFSEVGENTILAQGEIISTNLVTLLMNENGHDTKLLPALDFMKIDEDKAADLNYIREHIKTVLKEVGEAKYYITQGFICRDADGEINNLQRGGSDYTASLIGAAIDADEIQIWTDIDGFHNNDPRFVDNTKKIDQLSFNEAAELAFFGAKILHPQTVLPARVQNIPVRLKNTMNPTDNGTLITAESNGRGIKAVAAKDGITAIKIRSGRMLNAYGFLSKIFKVFADFRTPIDMISTSEVAVSLTIDDTRNLDSIKEELDNYGTVVFDQDMTIVCIVGDIIQEEQGFAPKVFKALDGIPIRMISYGGSNHNISILIPTQNKKETLQALSDNLLNG
- a CDS encoding alpha/beta hydrolase; the protein is MTENIDLPKAINAEGVPANFANERYGDHERNTFDIWLADSDQPTPLVMYIHGGGFIGGDKSRYYDSEDWVRLLDAGISIASINYRFMSEPPYGVLGSMNDSKRCLQYIRANAEKYNIDKNRIACSGGSAGAGTSLWLAFSDDMADAESDDSVLRESTIISCAAAFSTQSTYDILRWPELIGIPPYQSTEDLLTIARVFGLKSAEGIDLFTQNEIRSELDFLTKMTKDAVPFFVFNHYEGGIPTNEDELHHHPLHAKALKDRAEEVGAEAIVYAPAIGISDPSGKDVVEFFIEKLL
- a CDS encoding M23 family metallopeptidase → MIIRRGGIFCLLLFAVSVAFGQSRMVNTLDVPNVAKPINTEGLRASLDCFPESAQKGYLEQFIVPGNDGYIISRFGPRSGRMHYGTDIKMNKGDTVVATQSGVIARSNWGYGFGNLVVVQHRNNIQTYYAHLSKFLKRKGDTVEKGEPIGLAGSTGRARGPHLHFEMRENAQPFDPELVFDFKEDKIREDAFDTESLMALHKKLKPKGYSTNVAVPEYYKVRSGDSLWVISRKFKTPINQLCRLNNISENSVLQIGQPLRMY
- a CDS encoding transaldolase family protein; the protein is MIYLADTADIQALKDLYDFFPLTGVTTNPTILKQSGLKLSEAIQNIIDIVGKGSIHVQVMSNKAEEMVKEAKTYKSYFNLGDNFYAKIPVSIEGYKAMRILKDASINVTATAIFTQQQALVASRAGADFVAPYVSRLDNISSHGIEVVGDIVKNTKEFNLDTKVLAASFKTVDQIHRVSMAGAQSATISPELLFQLIKHPMTDISIAQFEKDGEGLYNIF
- a CDS encoding L,D-transpeptidase family protein, with translation MIRKYNKLAFLFVFLFAMAACKTAPEKPEKVGQKIIESIQWQDRPDVRQALVVFNSAPDDHHANLLAYEKTKQGWQAVFEVMPAGIGKNGFAPTTEKVEGDGKSPTGIFALGQLFTYLDSADTKMPYQKTTAEDKWIDDAESENYNQYVQGETDAQSYENLLLKSDAYKYCMVIEYNTNPVVKGKGSAIFFHLNKTGNESTAGCVAISEENMLRVLKWLNPKSNPHIIMGNKDELLSGISR